In Sideroxyarcus emersonii, one DNA window encodes the following:
- a CDS encoding sigma-70 family RNA polymerase sigma factor: MSTMAGYYSPVYLTNGDQVTDSGDNLAALMQRSLGGDSQAYAMLLKETARLLRPFLLKRLYSSNEVDDVLQEILISVHKARHTYDGERPYKPWVYAIAKFRLQDHLRAHYADRLHDAEDLSELEEVLPDDAVEPGFDYESIRAEVARLPEKQATILQLMHHDGYTAREVAARTGMTESAVKVAAHRAYKVLRMRLER, encoded by the coding sequence TTAACGAATGGCGATCAGGTGACGGATAGCGGCGACAACCTTGCTGCCTTGATGCAGCGGTCCCTTGGCGGCGACTCGCAAGCCTATGCCATGCTGCTGAAAGAGACGGCACGACTGCTGCGTCCCTTTCTGCTGAAGCGTCTATACTCGAGCAACGAAGTCGACGACGTGCTGCAGGAGATCCTGATCTCCGTGCACAAGGCGCGCCATACCTACGACGGCGAGCGGCCGTACAAGCCTTGGGTGTATGCCATCGCAAAATTCCGCCTGCAGGATCATCTGCGCGCGCATTACGCCGACCGGCTGCACGACGCCGAGGATCTGTCCGAGCTGGAAGAAGTACTGCCGGATGACGCCGTCGAACCCGGTTTCGACTACGAATCCATCCGCGCCGAGGTCGCCAGGCTGCCGGAGAAACAGGCAACCATCCTGCAATTGATGCACCACGATGGTTACACTGCCAGGGAAGTCGCCGCCAGGACCGGCATGACCGAATCGGCGGTCAAGGTCGCGGCGCACCGCGCCTACAAAGTGTTGAGAATGAGACTGGAAAGATAA